In one Rutidosis leptorrhynchoides isolate AG116_Rl617_1_P2 chromosome 8, CSIRO_AGI_Rlap_v1, whole genome shotgun sequence genomic region, the following are encoded:
- the LOC139864124 gene encoding uncharacterized protein, with protein sequence MDFVTKLPKLREKVSPWKGVIRFGKRGKLASRYIGSFKIIHEVNDQTVVLELPAELAGIHNTFNVCYLRKCKVDDETQLVPLSDLRVDLNQKLVEEPVRIIDRKVTKLRKKEIRMVLVEWKHSLGSNLTWEIEELIKARYPRLFDHDQILRMGSS encoded by the exons atggattttgtgacaaaattgcCTAAACTTAGAGAG aaagtttcaccatggaagggagtTATCAGATTTGGTAAGCGAGGTAAGTTAGCTTCGAGGTACATTGGGTCGTTCAAGATTATTCATGAGGTTAATGATCAGACGGTTGTGTTAGAACTTCCGGCAGAGTTAGCAGGGATTCATaacacattcaatgtgtgttaTCTTAGGAAGTGTAAGGTCGATGATGAGACGCAACTGGTTCCGTTGAGTGATTTGAGGGTGGATCTGAATCAAAAGCTAGTTGAAGAACCAGTGAGAATTATTGATAGAAAGGTAACAAAGCTAAGAAAGAAGGAGATCCGAATGGTGCTggttgagtggaagcatagtttaggatcgaaccttacgtgggagatCGAAGAGCTGATAAAGGCTCGTTATCCACGTCTGTTTGACCATGACCAGATTCTGAGGATGGGATcctcttaa